A window of Terriglobus sp. RCC_193 contains these coding sequences:
- a CDS encoding TIM barrel protein, with protein MNRREHMWADNFVPGAPSWRFSSMLWNLNRKVPMEQRLEMLAAAGYTGAELVDEWRSWSPQEMRSIVAKRHALGIDFDLIFPAKVNLTETDKRDLLRAQVKEAIPVAQELGTSHFSFSSGPHIAGATREQEWAAISDGLKIAADALGDAKITILLEPIDVLENAKLAINSAFDGFALVRALNDPRIKVLYDLYHEQRGTGNVIETLRKNIDLTATVHIADVPGRHRPGTGEMNYANIYRELARLNYSGYICMEFYPLGDTTAELKAAREEALAAAQTA; from the coding sequence ATGAATCGTCGCGAACACATGTGGGCCGATAATTTCGTGCCGGGTGCGCCGTCGTGGCGTTTTTCTTCCATGCTCTGGAACCTGAACCGCAAGGTTCCCATGGAGCAGCGATTGGAGATGCTGGCCGCTGCCGGATACACGGGCGCGGAGCTGGTGGACGAGTGGCGTAGCTGGTCTCCGCAGGAGATGCGCAGCATTGTGGCGAAGCGTCATGCGCTGGGGATCGATTTTGACCTGATCTTTCCGGCGAAGGTGAACCTCACGGAGACGGACAAGCGCGACCTGTTGCGTGCTCAGGTGAAGGAAGCCATTCCGGTGGCGCAGGAACTGGGCACGTCGCATTTCTCGTTCAGCTCGGGACCGCACATCGCAGGGGCCACGCGGGAGCAGGAATGGGCTGCGATCTCTGATGGATTGAAGATTGCCGCGGATGCGCTGGGCGATGCAAAGATCACGATTCTGCTGGAACCGATTGATGTGCTGGAAAACGCTAAGCTGGCGATCAACTCGGCGTTCGATGGATTTGCGCTGGTGCGTGCGTTGAATGATCCGCGGATCAAGGTGTTGTACGACCTGTACCATGAGCAACGCGGCACGGGGAACGTGATTGAAACGCTGCGGAAGAACATTGACCTGACAGCGACGGTGCATATTGCCGATGTTCCGGGGCGGCATCGTCCCGGCACAGGTGAGATGAACTACGCCAATATCTACCGTGAGCTTGCGCGTTTGAACTACAGCGGTTACATCTGCATGGAGTTCTATCCACTGGGCGATACCACGGCCGAACTGAAGGCTGCACGCGAGGAAGCGCTCGCGGCGGCACAAACCGCTTAG
- a CDS encoding TIM barrel protein, whose product MNRRDFHKLSLGAAAATLLPTTSAWSEAPRTVADNDGHKFSVMLWTLPKGLTFAQQLQMVSDAGYTGGEVGNEYEKWTPQQWKENLAIKEKLGITIDSAVPGRNALADKSKRDALTADLKRAIPGAKELGCNQFIYTAFTRVEGQSPEDKRAAIVDTLKYAADLLEKDNIEIVLEPIDLLEYKMEAVPSVAEAFEITRLVGSPRIKVLYDFYHEQKQAGNLIEKLTRNVDQVGLVHIADVPGRHEPGTGEVFYTNIYKELARLKYDRYICMEFSPAPGHEWVPTLRKAREEAIAAMKQA is encoded by the coding sequence ATGAATCGCCGCGATTTTCATAAGCTTTCTCTTGGCGCTGCCGCCGCAACCCTTCTGCCCACCACGTCAGCGTGGAGCGAGGCGCCGCGCACCGTTGCGGATAACGATGGTCACAAGTTTTCCGTGATGCTGTGGACGCTGCCCAAAGGACTGACGTTTGCGCAGCAGTTGCAGATGGTTTCCGATGCGGGCTACACCGGCGGCGAAGTAGGCAACGAGTATGAGAAGTGGACGCCCCAGCAGTGGAAGGAAAATCTTGCCATCAAGGAAAAGCTCGGCATCACGATTGACTCGGCGGTGCCCGGACGCAATGCGCTGGCCGATAAATCCAAGCGCGATGCTCTGACGGCCGATCTGAAGCGAGCTATTCCGGGTGCGAAGGAACTGGGCTGCAACCAGTTCATCTACACGGCGTTTACGCGTGTGGAAGGCCAGTCGCCGGAGGACAAGCGCGCCGCCATTGTGGACACGCTGAAGTATGCCGCGGACCTGCTGGAGAAGGACAACATCGAGATCGTGCTGGAGCCGATTGATCTGCTGGAATACAAGATGGAAGCGGTACCCAGCGTGGCGGAGGCGTTTGAGATTACGCGCCTTGTGGGCAGCCCGCGGATCAAGGTGTTGTACGACTTCTACCATGAGCAAAAGCAGGCCGGAAACCTGATTGAGAAGCTGACCAGGAACGTGGACCAGGTGGGTCTGGTGCACATTGCCGATGTTCCGGGACGCCATGAGCCGGGTACGGGCGAGGTGTTCTACACAAACATCTACAAGGAGCTGGCGCGGTTGAAGTATGACCGCTACATCTGCATGGAGTTCTCGCCGGCACCGGGACATGAATGGGTGCCGACGCTGCGCAAAGCGCGCGAAGAAGCCATTGCAGCGATGAAACAGGCGTAG
- a CDS encoding putative bifunctional diguanylate cyclase/phosphodiesterase, with translation MRGNLFDLLLLPVLVIFFGVLQASRPQRRFRLWLAGWISILASFLFWLPQGHGLIVSPLLESVRLVLLFVGGLLFVFSFAADGISTRALALKLSMVTLPPAIVAVGTTYGFQQPGYIFACILAGEAIAIYIAWCILGRRSPAMPWILLLCIAGIAAKTVLLAAGNISAILACILVEIFLACVILLLASPLRKHIGAWICALGFLAWATMYVVYEFIDVHPQWVHSLNQIWNLPKYIAGIGMILMVLELDTSRIRVLSEEYRLLYESNPQPMWIYDPETAKFLSVNDAAVQVYGYPREEFLGMTLYEIMPEEERARLRNMTNIPPPDGRQFWRHQRKDGTIFDVDISGHEVMFQGHKARFIMAMDITEQERTNRELVYRAQHDPLTGLANRMLLEDRAQQAIARSARDGNKVALLTLDIDRFKQINDTYGHMVGDECLKEIAGRLQSRVRDADTLARTGGEEFTVMVGGLPSARGAQGAANALLSSLTKPLTLSNNEIAVSMSIGIALYPDDGLDLDTIRKRSDSALYKAKRMGGGCAVMANEQNEIETHSATEVEIALRQALSSNQLEVYYQPIYNNIGHLSRVEALVRGADEFLRKMGPTVFIPVAEESGLILPLGHWVLNESCRQMAEWRAMGIPSFELAVNVSARQLVQPNFAEKVLQTLQTHQLSPQILHLELTETTLMNDFSSMIHSMKRLAEAGVLFSIDDFGTGYSSLARLSELPISAVKIDRSFVLKLHDNAPAVGIVRAIVHMSRHLNLEIVAEGVENADHVRILRELGCDLFQGFYLGKPLSPEALVEKARRDALATPFQDSPATRLSGERRAAQANAE, from the coding sequence GTGCGAGGCAATCTTTTTGATCTGCTGCTGCTGCCTGTCCTCGTCATTTTCTTTGGCGTACTACAGGCCAGCCGGCCACAGAGACGCTTCCGGTTATGGCTGGCAGGCTGGATCTCCATTCTTGCCAGTTTCCTGTTCTGGCTGCCGCAGGGACATGGGCTGATTGTCAGTCCGCTGTTGGAATCTGTGCGCCTGGTGCTTCTATTTGTGGGCGGCTTGCTATTCGTCTTCTCCTTCGCGGCAGATGGCATCTCCACGCGTGCGCTTGCCCTGAAACTTTCAATGGTCACGCTGCCACCTGCGATTGTGGCCGTGGGTACCACCTACGGCTTTCAGCAACCCGGCTACATCTTTGCCTGCATCCTTGCAGGCGAGGCCATCGCTATCTATATCGCGTGGTGTATTCTGGGCCGCCGCTCACCTGCCATGCCGTGGATTCTGTTGTTATGCATTGCCGGGATCGCCGCAAAGACCGTGCTGCTGGCCGCTGGCAATATCAGCGCCATCCTTGCCTGCATTCTCGTCGAGATATTCCTCGCCTGCGTCATTCTTCTGCTGGCCAGCCCGCTGCGCAAACACATCGGTGCGTGGATCTGCGCGCTGGGATTTCTGGCATGGGCCACGATGTATGTGGTCTACGAGTTCATTGATGTTCACCCGCAGTGGGTGCATTCCCTGAACCAGATCTGGAATCTTCCCAAATACATTGCCGGTATTGGAATGATCCTGATGGTGCTGGAGCTGGACACGTCCAGGATCAGGGTGCTCAGCGAAGAATACCGCCTGCTGTACGAGAGCAATCCGCAACCCATGTGGATCTACGATCCTGAAACGGCAAAATTCCTTTCCGTGAATGACGCCGCAGTCCAGGTCTATGGCTATCCGCGGGAAGAATTCCTTGGCATGACGCTGTACGAGATCATGCCGGAGGAAGAGCGTGCACGCCTCCGCAACATGACGAACATTCCCCCTCCGGACGGGCGACAATTCTGGCGTCACCAGCGCAAGGACGGCACGATCTTTGACGTGGACATCTCCGGCCATGAAGTCATGTTCCAGGGACACAAAGCGCGTTTCATCATGGCCATGGACATCACGGAGCAGGAGCGCACCAACCGCGAACTGGTCTATCGCGCGCAGCACGATCCACTCACTGGCCTTGCGAACCGTATGCTGCTGGAAGACCGCGCACAACAGGCCATTGCGCGTTCCGCACGCGACGGCAACAAGGTGGCGTTGCTCACGCTGGACATCGACCGTTTCAAGCAGATCAACGACACCTATGGCCACATGGTGGGCGACGAATGCCTGAAAGAAATCGCCGGGCGTCTACAGTCGCGCGTGCGAGATGCGGACACCCTGGCCCGCACCGGTGGTGAAGAGTTCACGGTGATGGTGGGCGGCCTGCCTTCTGCGCGTGGTGCACAGGGCGCGGCCAATGCGCTGCTCAGTTCACTTACGAAGCCGTTGACGCTCAGCAATAATGAAATCGCTGTCTCCATGAGTATCGGTATTGCTCTGTACCCGGACGATGGACTGGACCTGGACACGATCCGCAAACGTTCGGACAGCGCGCTCTATAAGGCGAAGCGCATGGGTGGCGGATGCGCTGTCATGGCGAACGAACAGAACGAAATAGAAACCCACTCCGCCACAGAAGTTGAAATCGCGCTCCGTCAGGCGTTGTCTTCCAATCAGCTCGAGGTGTATTACCAGCCCATCTATAACAACATCGGCCATCTGTCGCGCGTGGAAGCACTCGTACGTGGCGCGGATGAATTCCTGCGCAAGATGGGTCCAACCGTATTCATTCCCGTGGCAGAAGAGAGCGGCCTGATTCTTCCATTGGGTCACTGGGTACTGAATGAATCCTGTCGCCAGATGGCAGAATGGCGAGCTATGGGCATCCCGTCGTTTGAATTGGCCGTCAACGTCTCGGCACGCCAGCTTGTGCAGCCAAACTTCGCGGAGAAAGTGCTGCAGACTCTCCAAACACACCAGTTATCACCCCAGATACTGCATCTGGAGCTGACAGAAACCACGCTGATGAACGACTTCAGCAGCATGATTCACAGCATGAAGCGACTTGCGGAAGCTGGCGTCCTGTTCTCCATCGACGATTTCGGCACTGGCTACTCCTCGCTCGCGCGACTGAGCGAACTGCCCATCTCAGCCGTGAAGATTGACCGCTCGTTCGTGTTGAAGCTGCACGATAACGCTCCCGCCGTCGGCATCGTCCGCGCCATCGTGCATATGTCACGCCACCTGAATCTTGAGATTGTGGCGGAAGGCGTAGAGAATGCAGACCACGTCCGCATTCTGCGCGAACTGGGCTGCGATCTCTTCCAGGGCTTCTATCTCGGCAAGCCACTGTCGCCAGAGGCGCTGGTAGAGAAAGCACGTCGCGATGCTCTGGCAACACCGTTCCAGGATTCTCCCGCCACACGCCTCTCCGGCGAACGTCGCGCGGCACAGGCAAACGCCGAATAG
- the hemB gene encoding porphobilinogen synthase, whose amino-acid sequence MQFPVTRMRRLRRTEAMRSLTRETFLQPSQFIYPLFICPGEGVRKPISSMPGVFNLSIDEALKEAAECASLGIGGLLLFGLPESKDPEGTGAYADDGIVQRALRALKADSSLRSLVMIADTCLCEYTSHGHCGPLVGEGNDCTVDNDATLPLLAKTAVSQARAGADIIAPSDMMDGRVAAIRDALDEAGFAETPIMSYAAKFASAFYGPFREAADSTPQMGDRRGYQMAGGNVREAMREIELDVAEGVDMLLAKPAGPYLDVIRATRERFDLPLGAYQVSGEYSMLHAAFERGWLDRERAMMESLLAIRRAGADFIVTYFAKEASQRLR is encoded by the coding sequence ATGCAGTTTCCCGTGACCCGCATGCGCCGCCTGCGCCGAACCGAAGCGATGCGTTCGCTGACTCGCGAAACCTTCCTGCAGCCTTCCCAATTCATCTATCCGCTGTTTATCTGTCCCGGCGAAGGCGTTCGGAAACCGATCAGCAGTATGCCGGGCGTCTTCAACTTGTCTATCGATGAAGCCCTGAAGGAGGCAGCCGAATGCGCCAGCCTGGGCATTGGCGGCCTGCTCCTGTTCGGCCTTCCTGAGAGTAAAGACCCCGAAGGCACCGGAGCCTATGCAGACGATGGCATTGTGCAACGCGCCTTACGTGCGCTGAAAGCCGATTCCTCATTACGTTCGCTGGTGATGATTGCCGACACCTGCCTGTGCGAATACACCAGCCACGGTCACTGTGGCCCGTTGGTGGGCGAAGGAAACGACTGTACCGTGGACAATGACGCCACGCTGCCGCTGCTGGCAAAGACTGCCGTCTCGCAGGCCCGCGCTGGCGCCGACATCATCGCTCCCAGCGACATGATGGATGGCCGCGTCGCCGCCATCCGCGATGCTCTGGATGAAGCAGGCTTCGCGGAAACGCCCATCATGAGCTACGCCGCCAAATTTGCCTCGGCGTTTTACGGGCCCTTCCGTGAAGCTGCCGATTCCACGCCGCAGATGGGCGATCGCCGCGGTTATCAGATGGCTGGCGGCAACGTTCGTGAAGCGATGCGCGAGATTGAACTCGACGTAGCCGAAGGTGTTGACATGTTGCTGGCCAAACCCGCAGGCCCTTATCTGGACGTAATCCGTGCCACGCGTGAACGCTTTGACCTTCCGCTGGGTGCATACCAGGTCAGCGGAGAATACAGCATGTTGCACGCTGCATTTGAACGTGGCTGGCTCGACAGGGAACGCGCCATGATGGAAAGTCTGCTCGCCATTCGAAGGGCTGGTGCGGACTTCATCGTCACCTATTTTGCGAAAGAGGCATCACAACGATTGCGTTGA
- a CDS encoding carboxypeptidase regulatory-like domain-containing protein, producing the protein MRTLLATSLAIPLALSAVGQSDSTSVSGAVTDASGALLPNAKVTLRNEATGTENTVTSNASGQYTIPNVRPGTYTVTVEASGFQTYKTSGVQVDASIAKRVDAPMKIGDTNSSVVVEANTNTVQTESAVLGQLVTQEQVKSIQLNGRNPLFLAQMEPGVIRTTPMANFSFGLDNGIYIGGARNQGALITLDGAPMVRTRSNGTSVGTADVDSTSQVQVLSSAYPAEYGRSDGGQVRIVPKSGTSDFHGTIYEYLRNNFFNANTWQRKTAAATKAHPAAFRYNQYGFNLNGPVYIPGHWNKDKSKLFFLFGQEYVSYTADDTVFRVVPSNLMRTGDFSELLNANIYGYAAGTRIKVPGTSTFYPNNVITGGLSPNGLGLLRAFPAPNLVGNSQFNWVDAAAAPQRQRKDTLVVDYVPADAHRIRVTILNYAFKQTSPHNGNFNMLPQKWNRPNQVAVVHYSWTINPTMVNEAIASAASDHVTIGVDTSSGLYDRTKYGINYPYLFGSATKDLPNKFPTVQLGGTGGNGAGQFTLMDGTPYPSKSGGIVYTFADNLTKVWGNHTVKFGASAEYAGENNKDQITVSNTPGSTNNQNGRFNFFDSNRSDSTGVGAANAALGLFDTYAEIGQRSYTLYRAWSYDAFAQDSWHVTPNLVIEAGIRYSYYNPYYAKWGNQSVFSPKDYSAANAATVDPRTGFVTGTPQQIYNGVVIPGSGFPSAANGHVNADILANGYSFLFRGYDRQYSPTVKTNFQPRFGITYQVKPGTVIRGGGGRYVQRLGITDNVFTGGNAPFQPAAAVSTGSVDNPGGGGLTNNYPQLYSSQAYNYPSPEAYNWNLTVDQELKSLGILTISYGGRRGIHLEELLNINQLPTNALYLPSALIPNTNTAANTDSLRPYKGYNAINQATNAGASSYHSLQVNLRRRLTNGLLFGVAYTWSKSLDFGSTNGTKLPNTYDMKGMWGRSDFDRRHVFLANIVYNIDQFNHSSHFINRAVLGHWQVSGTLQGQTGAGLSVTTSTDFAGVGSGSGSQFVPLVSQVKVNKAFAGQTGTSTWFDPSAYAANNSGAAYSCPTSEQLAGASSASNVPTGRSTALLTCKHFGYAGTFTPRGARNVISGPGFQSYNMAVNKSWVLIPGHESTALTFRAEAFNLANHPTPDNPDTNYTSGTFGRSTTKGGTYGMDRQFQFSLRASF; encoded by the coding sequence GTGAGGACGCTCCTTGCGACCTCACTGGCAATTCCTCTTGCACTGAGCGCAGTCGGACAGTCCGACAGCACCTCAGTCTCAGGCGCTGTAACCGATGCATCGGGAGCGCTCCTGCCCAACGCGAAGGTGACCCTTCGTAACGAGGCTACTGGCACTGAGAACACAGTTACCAGCAACGCCAGCGGTCAGTACACCATTCCTAACGTTCGCCCCGGCACCTACACCGTAACGGTGGAAGCCAGCGGATTCCAGACGTACAAGACAAGTGGTGTGCAAGTCGACGCCTCGATCGCCAAGCGCGTGGACGCGCCGATGAAGATCGGTGACACGAACAGCAGCGTGGTTGTGGAAGCCAACACAAACACCGTGCAGACCGAATCGGCCGTTCTGGGCCAGCTTGTCACCCAGGAGCAGGTCAAGAGCATTCAGCTGAATGGTCGTAACCCGCTCTTCCTTGCCCAGATGGAACCCGGCGTTATCCGCACTACGCCCATGGCGAACTTTTCCTTCGGCCTGGACAACGGCATCTACATCGGCGGTGCGCGTAACCAGGGCGCATTGATTACACTGGACGGCGCCCCCATGGTGCGTACCCGTTCCAACGGTACGTCCGTTGGTACCGCGGACGTGGACTCCACCTCACAGGTGCAGGTTCTCTCCAGCGCCTATCCGGCAGAGTATGGCCGTTCCGATGGCGGCCAAGTTCGTATTGTTCCCAAGAGCGGCACCTCGGACTTCCACGGAACGATCTACGAGTACCTGCGTAACAACTTCTTCAATGCCAACACCTGGCAGCGTAAAACGGCTGCCGCCACGAAGGCTCATCCCGCAGCCTTCCGTTACAACCAGTACGGTTTCAACCTGAACGGCCCTGTCTACATCCCTGGCCACTGGAACAAAGACAAGAGCAAGCTCTTCTTCCTTTTTGGCCAGGAGTATGTCAGCTATACCGCAGATGACACGGTCTTCCGCGTGGTACCGTCCAACCTGATGCGCACGGGTGACTTCAGCGAACTGCTGAACGCCAATATCTATGGCTATGCTGCTGGCACCAGAATCAAGGTTCCTGGGACCTCAACCTTCTATCCCAATAACGTCATCACAGGCGGCCTTAGTCCAAATGGCCTCGGGCTCCTGAGGGCATTCCCGGCTCCTAATCTGGTTGGCAACTCCCAGTTCAACTGGGTGGATGCCGCTGCGGCGCCACAGCGGCAGCGTAAAGACACCCTAGTGGTGGATTACGTTCCGGCAGATGCACACCGTATCCGCGTCACCATCCTGAACTATGCCTTCAAGCAGACCTCTCCACACAACGGCAACTTCAACATGCTGCCGCAGAAGTGGAACCGTCCGAACCAGGTAGCTGTGGTGCACTACTCCTGGACCATCAATCCCACCATGGTGAACGAAGCCATCGCTTCTGCGGCTTCCGATCACGTGACCATCGGCGTGGATACTTCCAGCGGTCTGTATGACCGTACTAAGTACGGCATCAACTATCCCTACCTGTTCGGTTCCGCAACAAAGGATCTGCCGAATAAGTTTCCCACCGTGCAGCTTGGCGGCACCGGCGGCAACGGTGCTGGTCAGTTCACGCTGATGGATGGTACGCCCTATCCATCGAAGTCGGGGGGTATTGTCTACACCTTTGCAGACAACCTGACGAAGGTCTGGGGCAACCACACGGTGAAGTTCGGAGCCTCTGCAGAGTATGCTGGCGAAAACAACAAGGATCAGATCACCGTATCGAACACACCGGGTTCCACAAATAACCAGAACGGTCGATTCAACTTCTTTGACTCCAATCGCTCAGATAGCACTGGCGTTGGTGCAGCAAACGCAGCCCTGGGTCTGTTCGATACCTATGCAGAAATCGGCCAACGTTCCTACACGCTGTATCGTGCCTGGTCGTACGACGCCTTCGCGCAGGACAGCTGGCACGTAACACCGAACCTGGTGATCGAAGCCGGTATCCGCTACAGCTACTACAATCCGTACTACGCGAAGTGGGGCAACCAGTCCGTCTTCAGCCCAAAGGATTACAGCGCGGCAAATGCAGCCACGGTGGATCCCAGGACTGGTTTCGTAACGGGCACTCCGCAGCAGATCTACAACGGTGTTGTGATCCCCGGCAGCGGTTTCCCCTCGGCTGCGAATGGGCACGTGAATGCTGACATTCTTGCGAACGGATATTCCTTCCTGTTCCGCGGATACGATCGTCAGTACTCGCCCACGGTGAAGACAAACTTCCAGCCGCGCTTCGGTATCACCTACCAGGTGAAGCCGGGTACGGTAATCCGTGGCGGTGGTGGCCGTTACGTCCAGCGCCTGGGTATCACGGATAACGTCTTTACCGGTGGTAACGCGCCGTTCCAGCCAGCAGCTGCCGTATCGACAGGTAGCGTCGATAACCCTGGTGGTGGCGGTCTTACTAACAACTATCCGCAGCTGTACTCTTCGCAGGCTTATAACTATCCAAGCCCCGAAGCATATAACTGGAACTTGACGGTAGACCAGGAACTGAAGTCTCTCGGCATTCTCACCATCTCGTATGGTGGCCGTCGTGGTATTCACCTGGAAGAACTGCTGAACATCAATCAGCTTCCTACAAACGCTCTGTACCTACCCTCGGCTCTGATTCCTAACACCAACACAGCCGCTAATACCGATTCGCTCCGTCCTTATAAGGGCTATAACGCGATCAACCAGGCAACAAATGCCGGTGCATCGTCCTACCACTCGCTGCAGGTTAACCTCCGTCGCCGCCTGACCAATGGTCTATTGTTCGGTGTGGCGTACACCTGGTCGAAGTCGCTTGACTTCGGTTCGACCAACGGCACCAAGCTGCCCAATACGTATGACATGAAAGGCATGTGGGGTCGTTCGGACTTTGATCGTCGCCACGTGTTCCTGGCGAACATTGTGTACAACATCGACCAGTTCAATCATTCCTCGCACTTCATCAATCGTGCGGTGCTTGGTCACTGGCAGGTGTCAGGCACGTTACAGGGACAGACAGGCGCTGGGCTGAGCGTAACCACCTCCACGGACTTCGCGGGTGTGGGCTCCGGCTCCGGTAGCCAATTTGTTCCGCTGGTATCACAGGTGAAGGTAAACAAGGCATTCGCGGGACAAACTGGAACCAGCACATGGTTTGATCCGTCTGCCTACGCTGCGAACAACAGCGGAGCGGCATACAGCTGCCCCACGTCGGAACAGCTGGCCGGCGCTTCCTCAGCATCCAATGTTCCAACAGGACGCTCGACCGCCCTGCTCACCTGCAAGCATTTCGGATATGCCGGTACGTTCACACCTCGCGGTGCTCGTAACGTAATCAGTGGACCTGGCTTCCAGAGCTACAACATGGCTGTGAACAAGAGCTGGGTACTCATCCCCGGTCACGAGAGCACAGCCCTGACGTTCCGCGCAGAAGCCTTCAACCTGGCCAACCACCCCACGCCAGACAACCCGGACACGAACTACACCTCCGGCACGTTTGGACGGAGCACAACCAAGGGCGGCACCTATGGCATGGATCGTCAGTTCCAGTTCAGCCTGCGTGCATCCTTCTAA